Proteins from one Mastacembelus armatus chromosome 16, fMasArm1.2, whole genome shotgun sequence genomic window:
- the mrap2a gene encoding melanocortin-2 receptor accessory protein 2A yields MPGSNSSNGTGASPVPDYEWRYEYYDEEPVSSGGVEARHYSIVIGFWVGLAVFVIFMFFLLTLLTKTGAPHFDRQPCEKQPCLTGYMDASFNNGALPCQSLPFQCYISKEGQVSSRKLWTSVGSEGRGALGGCYMSASSSLEVGDSTFLQELTVTANATQKEDILLAHFSIPNCVNSEQSSSSGEDSLLLSKQELPVFLERRDQSSSNRNDDIDFT; encoded by the exons ATGCCAGGGTCTAACAGTTCAAACGGCACCGGTGCGTCTCCGGTACCGGACTATGAGTGGAGATATGAATACTATGACGAGGAGCCTGTGTCTTCTGGAGGTGTGGAAGCGCGTCACT acTCTATAGTGATTGGCTTCTGGGTTGGCCTGGCTGTCTTTGTcatcttcatgttttttctgCTCACACTTCTGACCAAGACTGGAGCGCCACATTTTGA TAGACAACCATGTGAAAAGCAGCCATGTCTGACTGGCTACATGGATGCCAGCTTCAACAATGGAGCCCTTCCGTGCCAGTCCCTACCCTTCCAGTGTTATATTTCCAAGGAGGGTCAGGTGAGCTCGAGAAAGCTCTGGACCTCGGTTGGAAGTGAGGGTAGAGGGGCATTAGGTGGCTGCTACATGAGTGCAAGCAGTAGCCTGGAGGTGGGGGACAGTACATTTCTGCAGGAGCTAACAGTGACAGCTAACGCAACACAGAAAGAAGACATCCTGTTGGCACACTTCAGTATTCCTAACTGTGTGAACTCTGAGCAAAGCTCAAGTTCAGGAGAGGACAGCCTGCTGCTGAGTAAGCAAGAGCTGCCAGTCTTTCTGGAGAGGCGggatcagagcagcagcaaccGTAATGATGACATTGATTTCACATAA
- the cyb5r4 gene encoding cytochrome b5 reductase 4 — protein sequence MLNIPTQSFPAPSSQQRVAPSGQSGRNKVALKPGHSLMDWIRFSKSGKDLTGLRGRLIEVTQEELQKHNSRDDCWTCIRGMVYNVTPYMDYHPGGEEELMKAAGIDGTDLFDQVHRWVNYESMLKECLVGRMATKATTAIKAMIPPPPPDGLTQSTSVVPPQNKDSRPRYDWFQTDLSVHLMVYTKRKIPSSGCSVVDLKVGILRLEVLLGKMSYLIHIRLAGEVEGNVSVHTAFSVGKIQVSIRKQVKGKWASFGEPLEFHNTFIHQKDRVAHYRDCVLLSKIVVNHNTLVFRLQPPHGTVMQMPVGKHVYLKAHVQDTEIVRPYTPVDQTLAAASHHSSQESDLYLMIKVYPDGIFTQYLNNLQTGDRISVSGPEGSFSIRLLRDVTYLYLLAAGTGFTPMARVIRLATQDIDTIRKTKLLFFNRREEDILWRPELDELAANNERFQVEYVLSEPCESWAGRKGQVDELMLQDFINKPDGSKCYVCVCGPTAFTELTIRLLKQQGFSEEELHVFQG from the exons ATGTTGAACATCCCGACCCAGTCTTTCCCTGCTCCCAGCTCCCAGCAGCGGGTCGCTCCGTCCGGACAGTCCGGGAGGAACAAG GTGGCCTTGAAGCCTGGGCACAGTTTAATGGACTGGATCCGGTTTTCCAAGAGTGGAAAAGATCTGACCGGGCTCAGAGGGCGGCTGATCGAAGTTACCCAGGaagagctgcagaaacacaactcAAGAGATGACTGCTGGACCTGCATAAGAG GTATGGTTTATAATGTGACCCCTTACATGGACTACCATCCTGGTGGAGAAGAGGAGCTGATGAAGGCAGCAGGGATAGATGGCACTGACCTGTTTGACCAG GTCCATCGTTGGGTGAACTATGAGTCCATGTTGAAAGAGTGCCTGGTGGGCAGGATGGCTACTAAAGCCACCACAGCTATTAAAG cTATGatcccaccaccaccaccagatgGCCTCACCCAGTCTACCTCAGTGGTTCCTCCTCAAAACAAAGATTCCCGGCCTCG GTATGACTGGTTCCAAACTGATTTAAGCGTTCACCTGATGGTTTATACCAAAAGAAAG atcccCAGCTCAGGCTGTAGTGTTGTTGACCTTAAGGTGGGCATTTTACGACTTGAAGTACTACTGGGGAAAATGTCCTACTTGATACATATAC GTCTGGCTGGTGAAGTTGAGGGAAATGTTTCTG tTCACACTGCTTTCTCAGTGGGAAAGATCCAGGTTAGCATTCGCAAGCAGGTTAAAGGAAAATGGGCAAGTTTTGGTGAACCACTGGAATTCCACAATACCTTTATACACCAAAAAGACAGAG TTGCCCACTATCGGGATTGTGTGCTGTTGTCTAAGATTGTCGTGAACCATAACACCCTTGTATTCAGACTACAACCCCCACATGGGACTGTCATGCAGATGCCTGTTGGAAAACATGTCTACCTCAAAGCCCACGTTCAAG ACACAGAGATAGTGAGGCCATACACTCCAGTAGATCAGACTCTGGCTGCAGCCTCCCACCACTCCTCACAGGAATCAGACCTCTACCTCATGATCAAGGTCTACCCTGATGGAATATTTACCCAATATCTCAACAACCTGCAGACTG GTGACCGTATATCTGTTAGTGGTCCAGAGGGTTCTTTTAGCATCCGCCTTCTTCGTGATGTTACATACCTCTACCTATTGGCAGCAGGCACAGGATTCACACCCATGGCCCGGGTGATCCGACTGGCCACGCAGGACATAGACACCATCAG aaaaacaaagctgttgttttttaaCCGGCGGGAGGAGGACATTCTGTGGCGCCCTGAACTGGATGAACTAGCTGCTAATAATGAGAG ATTTCAGGTGGAGTACGTCCTCTCTGAGCCGTGTGAAAGCTGGGCTGGTAGGAAGGGTCAAGTGGATGAGTTAATGCTCCAGGATTTCATCAACAAGCCAGATGGATCCAAAtgttatgtatgtgtttgtggccCCACTGCTTTCACAGAGCTAACAATAAG gCTCCTGAAGCAGCAGGGTTTTAGTGAAGAGGAGCTCCATGTCTTCCAGGGCTGA